Genomic segment of Prochlorococcus marinus CUG1433:
GATAAATATTTTTCTATAAATTCCAAAGGAAATATATCAGTAAATAAAGGTATAAAATCTGAAAATAAGATTGATCTTTTCAAGCTTGTCAAAGAATTAAAAAGTAGAGAAGTAAATCCTCCATTAATCATAAGATTTGACGATATCTTGAAAGATCGAATAAATGCACTACATGATGCTTTTTTAAAAGCAATTAAAACTTACAAATATGAGAATTTTTATCAAGGAGTTTTTCCTGTCAAATGTAATCAACAAAAGAATGTATTGGAAAAGATAATAGAGTTTGGTAGCCAATGGAATTTTGGTTTAGAAGTGGGAAGTAAATCAGAGCTATTAATTGGCCTTGCACTTCTTGAAAACCAAAATTCATTATTGATATGCAACGGATATAAAGATAAAAAATATATTGAAATTGCTACTTTGGCCAGAAAACTCGGCAAAAATCCAATAATAGTTATTGAACAACGAGATGAGGTAAAAAGAATTATTCAAGCAGTTCAAGAGCTTAACGCGACTCCATTGATAGGAATTAGAGCAAAGTTATCAAGTAAAAGTAGTGGTAGATGGGGCAAATCTATTGGGGATAATTCCAAATTTGGATTATCAATCCCAGAAATTATGTCGACAATAAAAGAACTTAAAGAAGCAAATCTTATAAACGAAATGAAATTGCTCCATTTTCATGTAGGAAGTCAAATAAGTGATATTGCTGTGATCAAAGATGCATTACAAGAAGCTAGTCAAATATATGTCGAACTATGCAAACTTGGAGCCCCAATGCAATATATCGACGTAGGAGGAGGATTAGGGATAGATTTTGATGGAACAAAAACCTCCTCAAGTACCTCTACTAATTATTCTCTTCAAAATTATGCTAACGATGTAATTGCAACCATAAAAGATTCATGTGAATTAAATAATATCAAGCACCCAACTATAATCTCAGAAAGTGGAAGAGCAATAATTAGTCATTGTTCAGTTTTAATTTTTAATGTCTTAGGAACAAGCCATGTCAGCTCCAAACTAAAAATTAATAATGAAAAAAATCAATCATTAATAATTTCTAATCTACTTGAAACTTTCTATGAATTAAAAAAACTTAAAAATAAAAGAATAAATTTATCTCAAATTATTGAACTATGGAATGATGCAAAAAAGTTTAAAGAAGATTGCTTAGTTTCCTTTAGACTAGGGTTTTTAAGTTTAGCAGAACGAGCTTATGCCGAAGAATTAACCTGGGCTTGCGCTAAAGAAATTTCTAATACCCTAAATAATGATGAAATAAATCATCCTGATTTATCTGAGATTACAGAAACTCTTGCATCAACTTATTATGCAAATTTATCTATCTTTAAATCTATTCCCGATAGCTGGGCAATCAATCAAATTTTTCCAATAATACCAATACATAGGCACTTAGAAGAGCCGTTCTGCAAAGGCAACTTTGCAGATTTAACTTGTGATTCAGATGGGAAACTAAATAATTTTATTGATGATGGAAAAATGAAATCATTACTCAAT
This window contains:
- the speA gene encoding biosynthetic arginine decarboxylase; translation: MTNFEPKKLKNIWTIEDSISTYKIDKWGDKYFSINSKGNISVNKGIKSENKIDLFKLVKELKSREVNPPLIIRFDDILKDRINALHDAFLKAIKTYKYENFYQGVFPVKCNQQKNVLEKIIEFGSQWNFGLEVGSKSELLIGLALLENQNSLLICNGYKDKKYIEIATLARKLGKNPIIVIEQRDEVKRIIQAVQELNATPLIGIRAKLSSKSSGRWGKSIGDNSKFGLSIPEIMSTIKELKEANLINEMKLLHFHVGSQISDIAVIKDALQEASQIYVELCKLGAPMQYIDVGGGLGIDFDGTKTSSSTSTNYSLQNYANDVIATIKDSCELNNIKHPTIISESGRAIISHCSVLIFNVLGTSHVSSKLKINNEKNQSLIISNLLETFYELKKLKNKRINLSQIIELWNDAKKFKEDCLVSFRLGFLSLAERAYAEELTWACAKEISNTLNNDEINHPDLSEITETLASTYYANLSIFKSIPDSWAINQIFPIIPIHRHLEEPFCKGNFADLTCDSDGKLNNFIDDGKMKSLLNLHKPEQDKDYLIGIFMTGAYQEALGNLHNLFGNTNVVHIDINQDNSYKVKNIIKEDSKSEILQLLDYSSASLVETIRINTESAIDQKKLTIEEARKLIDQIEMSLRKSSYLSE